A window of the Kazachstania africana CBS 2517 chromosome 10, complete genome genome harbors these coding sequences:
- the VPS21 gene encoding Rab family GTPase VPS21 (similar to Saccharomyces cerevisiae YPT53 (YNL093W) and VPS21 (YOR089C); ancestral locus Anc_2.196) → MSNPITSIKLVLLGEAAVGKSSIVLRFVSNDFSENKEPTIGAAFLTQRVNINNNTIKFEIWDTAGQERFASLAPMYYRNAQAALVVYDITKPQSFIKARHWVKELHEQASKDIIIALVGNKVDIIENDESERKVAREEGERLAEEEGLIFFETSAKTAENVNDVFLNIGEKIPLKNDNSSPNDTTITEDQRINLAASANATSEASSCSC, encoded by the coding sequence ATGAGTAATCCAATAACGTCTATTAAGTTAGTTTTACTAGGTGAAGCTGCTGTCGGGAAATCCTCTATAGTATTAAGATTTGtatcaaatgatttttcagaaaataaGGAACCAACGATTGGTGCAGCATTTTTAACACAACGTGtgaatatcaataataacacGATAAAATTTGAGATTTGGGATACTGCAGGTCAAGAAAGATTTGCTTCACTGGCACCAATGTACTATAGAAATGCACAAGCAGCTTTAGTCGTCTACGATATTACAAAGCCACAATCTTTTATTAAAGCACGTCACTGGGTTAAAGAACTACATGAGCAAGCCAGTAAAGACATTATTATTGCACTAGTAGGCAACAAGGTTGATATAATTGAGAACGACGAGAgtgaaagaaaagttgCTAGGGAGGAAGGTGAACGATTAGCAGAAGAGGAAGGTTTGatcttttttgaaactaGCGCCAAAACGGCGGAAAACGTCAACGATGTTTTCCTCAATATTGGTGAAAAAATACCTctcaaaaatgataatagtAGTCCAAATGATACCACAATAACAGAGGATCAAAGAATCAATCTTGCAGCATCTGCTAATGCTACCAGCGAGGCTTCGTCTTGTAGCTGTtga
- the YVC1 gene encoding Yvc1p (similar to Saccharomyces cerevisiae YVC1 (YOR087W); ancestral locus Anc_2.198) has protein sequence MPTHSLPHNTGDLILDNCDTLGFNPPNSRQVLRIALNLKYVIDNAVPIIYEIDEITSEKSEIVNGKVLEFAYQACGGDSGNKLSLQKYQAVLIFALLNLAKWYDTLANQELSNFKLYQTRSIATQRLCRMVIDKEEKQRLHFLFMQLLLRRYVINENDKDSEPMNSVELATDMHYTLVIGSSGFQRCLKWLWRGWIVQSRRDPTMFIKDDIVSSPHLFEHFNPNRIKTPKYQNILQIGFAILFLVLYTAVVNDKGGVEVEPIDPFELFFYLFTTGYVVDELVKFYYIGAPYFSFWNCYNNTLYGLIMTSMVIRFMSLNPYKLLNYSPEQLDSISYRILSCAAPLVWSRLLLYLETERFVGIMLVVLKHMMAESIVFFVLLFLIMIGFLQGFLGLDSADGKREISGPILSNLLITVLGEGSFQMFENFAPPYAGILYYTYSFIVTVILLNILIAFYANAYQVVVDNADDEYMALMSQKTLRFIRAPDEDVYVTPLNLIEVLFIPIMRLLPSSKSSDLSSFIMTVLYSPMLLYVSIKEVRQARRIKYNRIKKLPDDANEIDTIWDLTDGFFDSETSNIFSSNTSSGIAATQNRTQESLRLQREVEQTDEHFAVPKKWYKKVRKAVNKSIVEEEQSAKDVYEELNHKFESQNKAIKELSDKISYLTELVKNLQN, from the coding sequence GTCAAGTGCTCAGAATTGCTTTAAATCTAAAATACGTTATTGATAATGCTGTGCCCATTATTTATGAAATCGATGAGATAACCAGCGAAAAATCTGAAATTGTGAATGGGAAAGTACTTGAATTTGCTTATCAAGCCTGTGGTGGAGATTCAGGGAATAAATTAAGCTTACAGAAGTATCAAGCAGTATTAATTTTTGCATTGCTAAATTTGGCTAAATGGTACGACACTTTGGCTAATCAAGAATTATCCAACTTTAAACTGTACCAGACCAGGTCTATTGCTACGCAACGATTGTGTCGAATGGTAAttgacaaagaagaaaagcaaAGGTTGCACTTTTTGTTTATGCAATTATTGCTGCGTAGGTATGTCATAAACGAAAATGACAAGGATTCTGAACCAATGAACTCAGTAGAACTAGCGACAGACATGCATTATACACTTGTAATAGGGTCCAGTGGCTTTCAGCGATGTCTCAAATGGCTTTGGAGAGGTTGGATCGTTCAGAGTAGACGTGACCCAACCATGTTTATAAAGGACGACATTGTTTCTTCTCCACATCTATTTGAACACTTCAATCCCAATAGAATTAAAACACCTAAGTACCAAAACATTTTGCAGATTGGTTTTGCAATACTTTTCTTAGTATTATACACTGCTGTTGTTAATGATAAGGGAGGGGTGGAGGTAGAGCCCATTGATCCCTTTGAgcttttcttctatttATTCACTACAGGTTATGTTGTTGATGAGCTagtaaaattttattatattggAGCTCCTTATTTCTCATTTTGGAACTGTTACAATAATACATTGTATGGACTTATAATGACATCGATGGTTATAAGATTCATGAGCCTGAATCCCTACAAATTGCTCAACTATTCACCAGAACAACTGGATTCCATATCATATAGAATACTGTCATGTGCAGCACCTCTTGTCTGGTCAAGACTATTACTATATCTAGAGACCGAAAGATTCGTCGGTATTATGCTGGTTGTTTTGAAGCATATGATGGCAGAATCGAtagttttctttgttttattATTCTTAATCATGATAGGCTTCTTACAGGGCTTTTTAGGGTTAGATTCTGCCGATGGTAAAAGGGAAATTAGTGGGCCAATATTGAGTAACTTATTAATCACTGTTCTGGGGGAAGGTAGTTTCCAAatgtttgaaaattttgcaCCACCATATGCAGGTATATTGTATTATACTTATTCCTTTATTGTAACCGTAATTCTACTAAACATACTAATTGCTTTCTATGCAAATGCGTATCAAGTAGTGGTAGATAACGCCGACGATGAGTATATGGCTTTAATGTCTCAAAAAACTTTGAGATTTATCAGAGCGCCTGATGAAGACGTTTATGTGACACCTTTAAATCTAATTGAAGTGCTTTTTATACCTATTATGAGATTACTGCCAAGCTCAAAAAGTTCAGATTTGAGTTCTTTCATTATGACAGTACTCTATTCCCCGATGTTATTGTACGTTTCAATAAAGGAAGTTCGCCAGGCAAGaagaatcaaatataacagaataaaaaaattgccaGACGATGCCAACGAAATTGATACGATATGGGATCTGACTGATGGATTTTTTGATAGTGAAACTAGCAATATATTCTCGTCTAATACCAGTTCAGGCATAGCTGCCACTCAGAACAGAACACAAGAGTCGTTGAGATTACAAAGAGAAGTCGAGCAAACCGATGAACATTTTGCAGTACCCAAAAAATGGTATAAAAAAGTTCGAAAAGCTGTCAATAAATCTATTGTCGAAGAAGAGCAATCAGCTAAAGATGTTTATGAAGAACTCAACCATAAATTTGAGTCTCAAAATAAAGcaataaaagaattatcTGATAAAATAAGTTATCTTACTGAGTTGGTAAAAAATCTGCAAAATTGA